One genomic region from Gadus morhua chromosome 9, gadMor3.0, whole genome shotgun sequence encodes:
- the trpm1b gene encoding transient receptor potential cation channel subfamily M member 1b isoform X2, whose protein sequence is MCGELRGVLLTGPLGAALTGAGELLPVSVSASVSAIGSLRNKRNISEGRALHRSSAGLILRLCSSDRIGRSYAQKAWIERIFQKRECSTILPTKDPTRCACGQLVAAHVSPGAVNSKPAEDNQLVHLDIPQEKWSVAKHTRTYPTDAYGTTEFQGGGFVNKAMYIRVAYDTKPDNLLHLMVKDWALELPTLLISVHGGLQNFDLQPKLKQVFGKGLIKAAVTTGAWIFTGGVNTGVIRHVGDALKDHSSKSRGKVCAIGIAPWGILENKEDLIGKDVTRPYQTMANPLSKLAVLNNSHSHFILTDNGTCGKYGSEVKLRRQLEKHISLQKINTRLGQGVPVVCLIVEGGPNVISIALESLRDDPPIPVVVCDGSGRASDIISFAHKHSEDEGMVSDDVRDQLLVTIQKTFNYSKSQSQQILLMVMECMKKRELITVFRMGSEDQQDIEMAILTALLKGTNASAPDQLSLALAWNRVDIARNQIFVYGHNLPPAGAVANCSMLALDKPKSPVSGPRNKARGKKGKGKGKAKPEPPEETDPRKLEIIRWVNSLEQAMMDALVLDRVDFVKLLLENGVNIHHFLTIPRLEELYNTKLGPANTLHVVVRDVKKGNLPPDYQITLIDIGLVLEFLMGGAYRSNYTRKAFRNLYNTLYGLKRPKALKLLGMEDDEPRKGKKKGKKKKEDEVEIDVDDPEVCRFKFPFHEMMVWAVLMKRQKMALFLWQRGEEAMAKALVACKLYKAMAHESSESELVDDISQDLENNSKEFGQLAYELLDQSYKHDEQVAMKLLTYELINWSNSTCLKLAVAAKQRDFIAHTCSQMLLTDMWMGCLRIGKNPGLKVILGIMFPPLIMLLDFRVGDDTSYQAPVVGEAGKDKDDDNKSRQDANNDTMSRKGDEEEGSTHVRKIPIGKRYFEFYDAPFTKFWFNTIAYLVYLMLYNYIILVKMERWPSLQEWIVISYILTLGTEKVRQILMSEPGKLKQKINVWLEEYWNITDLAAIITFLMGLMLRLQHEPYLGYGRVIYCIDIIFWYIRVLDIFGVNKYLGPYVMMIGKMMIDMMYFVVIMLVVLMSFGVSRQAILHPDEEPTWRLARNIFYMPYWMIYGEVFADSIDLYAMEINPPCGEHLYDEDGKKLPPCIPGAWLTPALMAGYLLVANILLVNLLIAVFNNTFMEVKSISNQVWKFQRYQLIMTFHDRPILPPPLIIFSHLYIVFNRLFRRCAKKKVEGELDEKDRGLKLRLNPEELKSLYEFEEQCVEEYFREKEDEQQSSSDERIKVTSNRVENMSMRLEEVNERENTMKATLQTVDLRLAQLEEIHGRMATALEKLAGVDRGELTRTYSRNSSVGDPSSLMRQSSINSADGYSLYRFHMDLEETAAKQKEAEEVGKTGLERQRSLRQSASSISPKEYGPTLDVSGPERVRTSSCVDILISPCELKSSSREGSQENVAHSSSDLTPDASYPLAKSLPKLRPEMDKLKIVPTSAKRAKSLRQYPSEEQRTGPKRAMSIVNIVPDTTESEQDDQTTQKAQPWQPTSTSPQRTKSLRFLPRESPRKSIRTRRASSGLVLIQGGEGHELLQPLDTKSLVERFTEDVQLQPVDSLLAVNTLCLSEHIPPMVPTPAQKLDVPQALEEPSAAGPDQEPPSDGTPSDIAGSATQTNLCGKEPPPSLRVANEAVVSSQRSWSWNTGDMEARGLTVPFKSRVSSSLTDIAGASLVLTDTLQRGEGEGELLRSADEHVVEDGADKVEASGSMEVKSGDTESQENKEPEGLEPEQRAPE, encoded by the exons ATGTGTGGTGAGCTTCGTGGAGTCTTGCTAACTGGCCCATTGGGCGCAGCGCTCACAGGAGCGGGAGAGCTGCTGCCGGTCTCCGTCTCTGCGTCTGTCTCTGCCATCGGGAGCTTGAGGAACAAGAGGAACATTTCAGAGGGTAGAGCTCTCCACAGGTCGTCCGCTGGGCTTATCCTTCGACTATGCTCGTCAGATCGGATTGGAAGATCGTAT gctcAAAAGGCATGGATAGAGAGGATCTTCCAGAAGCGAGAATGCAGCACCATTTTACCCACCAAGGATCCCACCAG ATGTGCCTGCGGCCAGCTGGTGGCGGCGCACGTGTCCCCCGGGGCAGTGAACAGCAAGCCGGCCGAAGACAACCAGCTGGTGCACCTGGACATCCCCCAGGAGAAGTGGTCCGTGGCCAAACACACCCGGACCTACCCCACCGACGCATACGGCACCACAGAGTTCCAGGGCGGCGGCTTCGTCAACAAGGCCATG TACATCCGTGTGGCCTACGACACCAAGCCGGACAACCTGTTGCACCTGATGGTGAAGGACTGGGCCCTGGAGCTGCCCACCCTCCTCATCTCCGTGCACGGCGGCCTGCAGAACTTCGACCTGCAGCCCAAACTTAAGCAGGTGTTCGGTAAAGGCCTGATCAAGGCGGCGGTCACCACCGGCGCCTGGATCTTCACGGGTGGAGTCAACACCG GAGTGATTCGCCACGTGGGAGACGCCTTGAAGGACCACTCCTCCAAGTCCCGGGGAAAGGTGTGTGCTATAGGAATCGCTCCCTGGGGCATCCTGGAGAACAAAGAGGACCTCATTGGAAAAGAT GTAACCAGACCGTACCAGACGATGGCTAACCCACTGAGCAAGCTGGCGGTGCTGAACAACAGCCACTCCCACTTCATCTTGACCGACAACGGCACCTGCGGGAAGtacgggtcagaggtcaagcttcggcggcagctcGAGAAGCACATCTCCCTGCAGAAGATCAACACTC GCCTGGGCCAGGGCGTCCCCGTGGTGTGTCTGATCGTGGAAGGAGGGCCCAACGTCATCTCCATCGCCCTGGAGAGCCTGAGAGAcgacccccccatccccgtgGTGGTGTGCGACGGCAGTGGACGGGCTTCTGACATCATCTCCTTTGCGCACAAACACTCAGAGGATGAAGG AATGGTCAGCGATGATGTCAGAGACCAACTGCTGGTAACCATCCAGAAAACCTTCAACTACAGCAAGAGTCAGTCCCAGCAGATCCTGCTGATGGTCATGGAGTGTATGAAGAAGAGGGAGCTG ATTACTGTCTTCCGGATGGGTTCAGAGGATCAGCAGGACATTGAAATGGCCATTCTTACTGCATTGTTAAAAG GCACAAATGCGTCCGCCCCTGACCAGCTGAGTCTGGCGCTGGCCTGGAACAGAGTAGATATCGCCCGCAATCAAATCTTTGTTTATGGGCACAATTTACCA CCTGCGGGAGCTGTGGCCAACTGTTCGATGTTAGCCTTGGATAAGCCCAAGAGCCCGGTCAGCGGACCCCGCAACAAAGCCAGGGGCAAgaaagggaaggggaagggCAAGGCCAAACCGGAGCCCCCCGAGGAGACGGACCCCAGGAAGCTGGAAATCATTCGCTGG GTGAATTCCCTGGAGCAGGCCATGATGGATGCTCTGGTCCTGGACAGAGTGGACTTTGTCAAGCTGCTCCTGGAGAACGGAGTCAATATTCACCACTTCCTCACCATTCCCAGACTAGAGGAGCTCTATAATACG AAACTGGGTCCGGCTAATACCCTGCATGTTGTGGTCAGAGATGTCAAAAAG GGAAACCTTCCTCCAGATTACCAGATCACCTTGATTGACATTGGCTTGGTGCTGGAGTTTCTTATGGGTGGAGCATACAGGAGCAACTACACCCGCAAGGCTTTCCGCAACCTCTACAACACTCTTTATGGGCTGAAACGG CCTAAAGCTCTGAAACTCCTCGGAATGGAG GACGATGAACCTCGAAAGGGTAAAAAGaagggcaagaaaaagaaagaggatGAGGTGGAAATCGACGTGGACGACCCCGAGGTGTGTCGCTTCAAGTTCCCCTTCCACGAAATGATGGTGTGGGCAGTGCTGATGAAGCGCCAGAAGATGGCGCTGTTCCTctggcagaggggagaggaggcaaTGGCCAAGGCGctggtggcctgcaaactctACAAAGCCATGGCCCACGAGTCCTCTGAGAGTGAGCTGGTGGACGACATCTCTCAAGACCTGGAGAACAACTCAAA AGAGTTTGGCCAGCTGGCCTACGAACTGTTGGATCAGTCCTACAAGCACGACGAGCAGGTGGCCATGAAGCTGCTCACATACGAGCTCATCAACTGGAGCAACTCCACCTGCCTGAAGCTGGCCGTGGCTGCCAAGCAACGAGACTTCATCGCTCACACCTGCAGCCAGATGCTGCTGACAGACATGTGGATGGGCTGCCTGAGAATCGGCAAAAACCCTGGTCTCAAG GTTATTCTGGGAATCATGTTCCCTCCTCTGATTATGCTCCTGGACTTCCGTGTCGGCGATGACACGTCTTACCAAGCCCCGGTCGTAGGAGAAGCCGGGAAGGACAAGGACGATGACAACAAGTCCAGACAG GACGCCAACAATGACACCATGTCTCGGAaaggagatgaagaagagggAAGCACTCACGTCCGCAAGATCCCCATCGGAAAACGCTACTTTGAGTTCTACGACGCGCCCTTCACCAAGTTCTGGTTCAACACG ATCGCCTATCTGGTGTACCTGATGCTGTACAACTACATCATCCTGGTGAAGATGGAGAGATGGCCCTCTCTGCAAGAGTGGATCGTCATCTCTTACATCCTCACACTGGGCACCGAGAAAGTCCGGCAG ATCCTGATGTCAGAGCCGGGGAAGCTGAAGCAGAAGATCAATGTTTGGCTTGAGGAGTACTGGAACATCACGGACCTGGCAGCCATCATTACCTTCCTGATGGGCCTCATGCTCAGGCTACAGCACGAGCCGTACCTGGGCTACGGCCGGGTCATCTACTGCATCGACATCATCTTCTGGTACATCCGCGTGCTCGACATCTTTGGCGTCAACAAATACCTGGGCCCTTACGTCATGATGATAGGAAAAATG ATGATTGACATGATGTACTTCGTGGTGATCatgctggtggtgctgatgaGCTTCGGCGTGTCGCGGCAGGCGATCCTCCACCCCGACGAGGAGCCCACCTGGAGGCTGGCCAGGAACATCTTCTACATGCCCTACTGGATGATTTATGGGGAGGTTTTTGCGGACTCGATAGACC TCTACGCTATGGAAATCAATC CACCCTGTGGTGAACACTTGTACGATGAGGACGGTAAGAAGCTCCCACCGTGCATCCCTGGTGCCTGGCTCACCCCTGCCCTCATGGCAGGATACCTCTTGGTCGCCAATATCCTTCTGGTCAACCTGCTCATCGCTGTCTTCAA CAACACTTTCATGGAGGTGAAGTCCATCTCCAACCAGGTGTGGAAGTTTCAGAGATATCAGCTGATCATGACCTTCCATGACCGGCCCATCCTGCCCCCTCCACTCATCATCTTCAGCCACCTCTACATCGTCTTCAACAGGCTGTTCCGACGATGTGCCAagaagaaggtggagggggagctggACGAGAAGGACAGAGGACTCA AGCTCAGGCTGAACCCAGAGGAGCTTAAGAGTCTGTACGAGTTCGAGGAACAGTGTGTGGAGGAATATTTCCGTGAGAAGGAAGATGAGCAGCAGTCCTCCAGCGATGAGCGCATTAAGGTTACCTCCAATCG AGTTGAGAACATGTCCATGCGTCTGGAGGAGGTGAACGAGAGGGAGAACACCATGAAGGCCACCCTGCAGACGGTGGATCTGCGCCTAGCCCAACTCGAGGAGATTCACGGGCGAATGGCGACGGCCCTGGAGAAGCTGGCAGGCGTGGACCGAGGGGAACTGACTCGCACGTACTCCCGCAACTCCTCGGTGGGAGACCCCTCCTCCCTGATGCGCCAGAGTAGCATCAACAGCGCAGACGGCTACAGCCTCTACCGCTTCCACATGGACCTGGAGGAGACGGCGGCCAAGCAGAAGGAAGCAGAGGAGGTGGGGAAGACAGGActggagaggcagaggagccTGCGACAGTCAGCCAGCTCCATCAGCCCCAAGGAGTACGGCCCCACGTTGGACGTCAGCGGGCCAGAGAGGGTTCGAACAAGCTCCTGTGTGGATATCCTCATATCACCGTGTGAGCTAAAGTCCTCATCCCGAGAAGGAAGTCAAGAAAATGTCGCCCACAGTTCGTCTGATTTGACACCAGATGCTAGCTACCCACTGGCCAAATCACTGCCCAAACTGCGTCCAGAGATGGATAAACTTAAAATTGTCCCGACCAGTGCCAAAAGGGCCAAATCCTTAAGACAATATCCCTCTGAAGAACAGAGAACAGGTCCCAAGAGGGCTATGAGTATAGTAAACATTGTCCCAGATACGACAGAATCAGAGCAAGACGATCAAACTACACAGAAGGCACAACCCTGGCAACCCACCTCTACTTCACCCCAGAGGACTAAATCATTGAGATTTTTGCCAAGGGAAAGCCCACGGAAGTCAATTAGAACAAGGAGGGCTTCGAGCGGCTTGGTCCTTATCCAGGGGGGCGAGGGTCATGAGTTACTGCAACCGTTGGACACCAAATCGCTGGTGGAACGGTTTACGGAAGATGTCCAACTGCAGCCGGTTGACAGCTTGCTTGCGGTCaacaccctctgtctctctgagcaTATACCCCCAATGGTCCCGACTCCGGCCCAGAAGCTTGACGTTCCCCAGGCGCTTGAAGAACCTAGCGCAGCCGGACCGGACCAGGAGCCTCCTAGTGACGGGACACCTTCAGACATAGCAGGGTCCGCTACACAAACCAATCTGTGTGGAAAGGAACCACCTCCCAGTCTGAGGGTAGCCAATGAGGCGGTGGTGTCATCCCAACGGTCATGGAGCTGGAATACAGGTGACATGGAGGCCAGGGGCTTGACTGTGCCCTTCAAGTCAAGAGTCTCGAGCAGTCTGACGGACATTGCTGGGGCATCTCTTGTTCTGACTGATACTCTGCaacggggagaaggagagggagaactaCTGAGGAGTGCAGATGAGCACGTGGTGGAAGACGGAGCTGATAAGGTGGAGGCCTCTGGATCAATGGAGGTCAAAAGTGGCGACACAGAAAGCCAGGAGAATAAAGAACCGGAGGGGTTGGAACCGGAGCAAAGAGCACCCGAGTGA
- the trpm1b gene encoding transient receptor potential cation channel subfamily M member 1b isoform X1 — MCGELRGVLLTGPLGAALTGAGELLPVSVSASVSAIGSLRNKRNISEGRALHRSSAGLILRLCSSDRIGRSYAQKAWIERIFQKRECSTILPTKDPTRCACGQLVAAHVSPGAVNSKPAEDNQLVHLDIPQEKWSVAKHTRTYPTDAYGTTEFQGGGFVNKAMYIRVAYDTKPDNLLHLMVKDWALELPTLLISVHGGLQNFDLQPKLKQVFGKGLIKAAVTTGAWIFTGGVNTGVIRHVGDALKDHSSKSRGKVCAIGIAPWGILENKEDLIGKDVTRPYQTMANPLSKLAVLNNSHSHFILTDNGTCGKYGSEVKLRRQLEKHISLQKINTRLGQGVPVVCLIVEGGPNVISIALESLRDDPPIPVVVCDGSGRASDIISFAHKHSEDEGMVSDDVRDQLLVTIQKTFNYSKSQSQQILLMVMECMKKRELITVFRMGSEDQQDIEMAILTALLKGTNASAPDQLSLALAWNRVDIARNQIFVYGHNLPPAGAVANCSMLALDKPKSPVSGPRNKARGKKGKGKGKAKPEPPEETDPRKLEIIRWVNSLEQAMMDALVLDRVDFVKLLLENGVNIHHFLTIPRLEELYNTKLGPANTLHVVVRDVKKGNLPPDYQITLIDIGLVLEFLMGGAYRSNYTRKAFRNLYNTLYGLKRPKALKLLGMEDDEPRKGKKKGKKKKEDEVEIDVDDPEVCRFKFPFHEMMVWAVLMKRQKMALFLWQRGEEAMAKALVACKLYKAMAHESSESELVDDISQDLENNSKEFGQLAYELLDQSYKHDEQVAMKLLTYELINWSNSTCLKLAVAAKQRDFIAHTCSQMLLTDMWMGCLRIGKNPGLKVILGIMFPPLIMLLDFRVGDDTSYQAPVVGEAGKDKDDDNKSRQDANNDTMSRKGDEEEGSTHVRKIPIGKRYFEFYDAPFTKFWFNTIAYLVYLMLYNYIILVKMERWPSLQEWIVISYILTLGTEKVRQILMSEPGKLKQKINVWLEEYWNITDLAAIITFLMGLMLRLQHEPYLGYGRVIYCIDIIFWYIRVLDIFGVNKYLGPYVMMIGKMMIDMMYFVVIMLVVLMSFGVSRQAILHPDEEPTWRLARNIFYMPYWMIYGEVFADSIDRKTRIHIYAMEINPPCGEHLYDEDGKKLPPCIPGAWLTPALMAGYLLVANILLVNLLIAVFNNTFMEVKSISNQVWKFQRYQLIMTFHDRPILPPPLIIFSHLYIVFNRLFRRCAKKKVEGELDEKDRGLKLRLNPEELKSLYEFEEQCVEEYFREKEDEQQSSSDERIKVTSNRVENMSMRLEEVNERENTMKATLQTVDLRLAQLEEIHGRMATALEKLAGVDRGELTRTYSRNSSVGDPSSLMRQSSINSADGYSLYRFHMDLEETAAKQKEAEEVGKTGLERQRSLRQSASSISPKEYGPTLDVSGPERVRTSSCVDILISPCELKSSSREGSQENVAHSSSDLTPDASYPLAKSLPKLRPEMDKLKIVPTSAKRAKSLRQYPSEEQRTGPKRAMSIVNIVPDTTESEQDDQTTQKAQPWQPTSTSPQRTKSLRFLPRESPRKSIRTRRASSGLVLIQGGEGHELLQPLDTKSLVERFTEDVQLQPVDSLLAVNTLCLSEHIPPMVPTPAQKLDVPQALEEPSAAGPDQEPPSDGTPSDIAGSATQTNLCGKEPPPSLRVANEAVVSSQRSWSWNTGDMEARGLTVPFKSRVSSSLTDIAGASLVLTDTLQRGEGEGELLRSADEHVVEDGADKVEASGSMEVKSGDTESQENKEPEGLEPEQRAPE, encoded by the exons ATGTGTGGTGAGCTTCGTGGAGTCTTGCTAACTGGCCCATTGGGCGCAGCGCTCACAGGAGCGGGAGAGCTGCTGCCGGTCTCCGTCTCTGCGTCTGTCTCTGCCATCGGGAGCTTGAGGAACAAGAGGAACATTTCAGAGGGTAGAGCTCTCCACAGGTCGTCCGCTGGGCTTATCCTTCGACTATGCTCGTCAGATCGGATTGGAAGATCGTAT gctcAAAAGGCATGGATAGAGAGGATCTTCCAGAAGCGAGAATGCAGCACCATTTTACCCACCAAGGATCCCACCAG ATGTGCCTGCGGCCAGCTGGTGGCGGCGCACGTGTCCCCCGGGGCAGTGAACAGCAAGCCGGCCGAAGACAACCAGCTGGTGCACCTGGACATCCCCCAGGAGAAGTGGTCCGTGGCCAAACACACCCGGACCTACCCCACCGACGCATACGGCACCACAGAGTTCCAGGGCGGCGGCTTCGTCAACAAGGCCATG TACATCCGTGTGGCCTACGACACCAAGCCGGACAACCTGTTGCACCTGATGGTGAAGGACTGGGCCCTGGAGCTGCCCACCCTCCTCATCTCCGTGCACGGCGGCCTGCAGAACTTCGACCTGCAGCCCAAACTTAAGCAGGTGTTCGGTAAAGGCCTGATCAAGGCGGCGGTCACCACCGGCGCCTGGATCTTCACGGGTGGAGTCAACACCG GAGTGATTCGCCACGTGGGAGACGCCTTGAAGGACCACTCCTCCAAGTCCCGGGGAAAGGTGTGTGCTATAGGAATCGCTCCCTGGGGCATCCTGGAGAACAAAGAGGACCTCATTGGAAAAGAT GTAACCAGACCGTACCAGACGATGGCTAACCCACTGAGCAAGCTGGCGGTGCTGAACAACAGCCACTCCCACTTCATCTTGACCGACAACGGCACCTGCGGGAAGtacgggtcagaggtcaagcttcggcggcagctcGAGAAGCACATCTCCCTGCAGAAGATCAACACTC GCCTGGGCCAGGGCGTCCCCGTGGTGTGTCTGATCGTGGAAGGAGGGCCCAACGTCATCTCCATCGCCCTGGAGAGCCTGAGAGAcgacccccccatccccgtgGTGGTGTGCGACGGCAGTGGACGGGCTTCTGACATCATCTCCTTTGCGCACAAACACTCAGAGGATGAAGG AATGGTCAGCGATGATGTCAGAGACCAACTGCTGGTAACCATCCAGAAAACCTTCAACTACAGCAAGAGTCAGTCCCAGCAGATCCTGCTGATGGTCATGGAGTGTATGAAGAAGAGGGAGCTG ATTACTGTCTTCCGGATGGGTTCAGAGGATCAGCAGGACATTGAAATGGCCATTCTTACTGCATTGTTAAAAG GCACAAATGCGTCCGCCCCTGACCAGCTGAGTCTGGCGCTGGCCTGGAACAGAGTAGATATCGCCCGCAATCAAATCTTTGTTTATGGGCACAATTTACCA CCTGCGGGAGCTGTGGCCAACTGTTCGATGTTAGCCTTGGATAAGCCCAAGAGCCCGGTCAGCGGACCCCGCAACAAAGCCAGGGGCAAgaaagggaaggggaagggCAAGGCCAAACCGGAGCCCCCCGAGGAGACGGACCCCAGGAAGCTGGAAATCATTCGCTGG GTGAATTCCCTGGAGCAGGCCATGATGGATGCTCTGGTCCTGGACAGAGTGGACTTTGTCAAGCTGCTCCTGGAGAACGGAGTCAATATTCACCACTTCCTCACCATTCCCAGACTAGAGGAGCTCTATAATACG AAACTGGGTCCGGCTAATACCCTGCATGTTGTGGTCAGAGATGTCAAAAAG GGAAACCTTCCTCCAGATTACCAGATCACCTTGATTGACATTGGCTTGGTGCTGGAGTTTCTTATGGGTGGAGCATACAGGAGCAACTACACCCGCAAGGCTTTCCGCAACCTCTACAACACTCTTTATGGGCTGAAACGG CCTAAAGCTCTGAAACTCCTCGGAATGGAG GACGATGAACCTCGAAAGGGTAAAAAGaagggcaagaaaaagaaagaggatGAGGTGGAAATCGACGTGGACGACCCCGAGGTGTGTCGCTTCAAGTTCCCCTTCCACGAAATGATGGTGTGGGCAGTGCTGATGAAGCGCCAGAAGATGGCGCTGTTCCTctggcagaggggagaggaggcaaTGGCCAAGGCGctggtggcctgcaaactctACAAAGCCATGGCCCACGAGTCCTCTGAGAGTGAGCTGGTGGACGACATCTCTCAAGACCTGGAGAACAACTCAAA AGAGTTTGGCCAGCTGGCCTACGAACTGTTGGATCAGTCCTACAAGCACGACGAGCAGGTGGCCATGAAGCTGCTCACATACGAGCTCATCAACTGGAGCAACTCCACCTGCCTGAAGCTGGCCGTGGCTGCCAAGCAACGAGACTTCATCGCTCACACCTGCAGCCAGATGCTGCTGACAGACATGTGGATGGGCTGCCTGAGAATCGGCAAAAACCCTGGTCTCAAG GTTATTCTGGGAATCATGTTCCCTCCTCTGATTATGCTCCTGGACTTCCGTGTCGGCGATGACACGTCTTACCAAGCCCCGGTCGTAGGAGAAGCCGGGAAGGACAAGGACGATGACAACAAGTCCAGACAG GACGCCAACAATGACACCATGTCTCGGAaaggagatgaagaagagggAAGCACTCACGTCCGCAAGATCCCCATCGGAAAACGCTACTTTGAGTTCTACGACGCGCCCTTCACCAAGTTCTGGTTCAACACG ATCGCCTATCTGGTGTACCTGATGCTGTACAACTACATCATCCTGGTGAAGATGGAGAGATGGCCCTCTCTGCAAGAGTGGATCGTCATCTCTTACATCCTCACACTGGGCACCGAGAAAGTCCGGCAG ATCCTGATGTCAGAGCCGGGGAAGCTGAAGCAGAAGATCAATGTTTGGCTTGAGGAGTACTGGAACATCACGGACCTGGCAGCCATCATTACCTTCCTGATGGGCCTCATGCTCAGGCTACAGCACGAGCCGTACCTGGGCTACGGCCGGGTCATCTACTGCATCGACATCATCTTCTGGTACATCCGCGTGCTCGACATCTTTGGCGTCAACAAATACCTGGGCCCTTACGTCATGATGATAGGAAAAATG ATGATTGACATGATGTACTTCGTGGTGATCatgctggtggtgctgatgaGCTTCGGCGTGTCGCGGCAGGCGATCCTCCACCCCGACGAGGAGCCCACCTGGAGGCTGGCCAGGAACATCTTCTACATGCCCTACTGGATGATTTATGGGGAGGTTTTTGCGGACTCGATAGACCGTAAGACTAGAATTCATA TCTACGCTATGGAAATCAATC CACCCTGTGGTGAACACTTGTACGATGAGGACGGTAAGAAGCTCCCACCGTGCATCCCTGGTGCCTGGCTCACCCCTGCCCTCATGGCAGGATACCTCTTGGTCGCCAATATCCTTCTGGTCAACCTGCTCATCGCTGTCTTCAA CAACACTTTCATGGAGGTGAAGTCCATCTCCAACCAGGTGTGGAAGTTTCAGAGATATCAGCTGATCATGACCTTCCATGACCGGCCCATCCTGCCCCCTCCACTCATCATCTTCAGCCACCTCTACATCGTCTTCAACAGGCTGTTCCGACGATGTGCCAagaagaaggtggagggggagctggACGAGAAGGACAGAGGACTCA AGCTCAGGCTGAACCCAGAGGAGCTTAAGAGTCTGTACGAGTTCGAGGAACAGTGTGTGGAGGAATATTTCCGTGAGAAGGAAGATGAGCAGCAGTCCTCCAGCGATGAGCGCATTAAGGTTACCTCCAATCG AGTTGAGAACATGTCCATGCGTCTGGAGGAGGTGAACGAGAGGGAGAACACCATGAAGGCCACCCTGCAGACGGTGGATCTGCGCCTAGCCCAACTCGAGGAGATTCACGGGCGAATGGCGACGGCCCTGGAGAAGCTGGCAGGCGTGGACCGAGGGGAACTGACTCGCACGTACTCCCGCAACTCCTCGGTGGGAGACCCCTCCTCCCTGATGCGCCAGAGTAGCATCAACAGCGCAGACGGCTACAGCCTCTACCGCTTCCACATGGACCTGGAGGAGACGGCGGCCAAGCAGAAGGAAGCAGAGGAGGTGGGGAAGACAGGActggagaggcagaggagccTGCGACAGTCAGCCAGCTCCATCAGCCCCAAGGAGTACGGCCCCACGTTGGACGTCAGCGGGCCAGAGAGGGTTCGAACAAGCTCCTGTGTGGATATCCTCATATCACCGTGTGAGCTAAAGTCCTCATCCCGAGAAGGAAGTCAAGAAAATGTCGCCCACAGTTCGTCTGATTTGACACCAGATGCTAGCTACCCACTGGCCAAATCACTGCCCAAACTGCGTCCAGAGATGGATAAACTTAAAATTGTCCCGACCAGTGCCAAAAGGGCCAAATCCTTAAGACAATATCCCTCTGAAGAACAGAGAACAGGTCCCAAGAGGGCTATGAGTATAGTAAACATTGTCCCAGATACGACAGAATCAGAGCAAGACGATCAAACTACACAGAAGGCACAACCCTGGCAACCCACCTCTACTTCACCCCAGAGGACTAAATCATTGAGATTTTTGCCAAGGGAAAGCCCACGGAAGTCAATTAGAACAAGGAGGGCTTCGAGCGGCTTGGTCCTTATCCAGGGGGGCGAGGGTCATGAGTTACTGCAACCGTTGGACACCAAATCGCTGGTGGAACGGTTTACGGAAGATGTCCAACTGCAGCCGGTTGACAGCTTGCTTGCGGTCaacaccctctgtctctctgagcaTATACCCCCAATGGTCCCGACTCCGGCCCAGAAGCTTGACGTTCCCCAGGCGCTTGAAGAACCTAGCGCAGCCGGACCGGACCAGGAGCCTCCTAGTGACGGGACACCTTCAGACATAGCAGGGTCCGCTACACAAACCAATCTGTGTGGAAAGGAACCACCTCCCAGTCTGAGGGTAGCCAATGAGGCGGTGGTGTCATCCCAACGGTCATGGAGCTGGAATACAGGTGACATGGAGGCCAGGGGCTTGACTGTGCCCTTCAAGTCAAGAGTCTCGAGCAGTCTGACGGACATTGCTGGGGCATCTCTTGTTCTGACTGATACTCTGCaacggggagaaggagagggagaactaCTGAGGAGTGCAGATGAGCACGTGGTGGAAGACGGAGCTGATAAGGTGGAGGCCTCTGGATCAATGGAGGTCAAAAGTGGCGACACAGAAAGCCAGGAGAATAAAGAACCGGAGGGGTTGGAACCGGAGCAAAGAGCACCCGAGTGA